The proteins below are encoded in one region of Phaseolus vulgaris cultivar G19833 chromosome 1, P. vulgaris v2.0, whole genome shotgun sequence:
- the LOC137814276 gene encoding probable transcriptional regulator RABBIT EARS: MDLNYPQDHDLVGTGRSYECIFCKRGFTTAQALGGHMNIHRKERANKTKPTFPPPPSTSNKPDGITNYADLVFHSQIPTHSPSPDANSFRDVCFSATALSVRPSHGEVLCAEKNQLGHVFVQDWRTRNFSFYTNPLCFHEMNKFEDTEENGLDLELRLGHHP, from the coding sequence ATGGACTTAAACTACCCACAAGACCATGATCTGGTGGGAACTGGGAGATCCTACGAGTGCATCTTCTGCAAGAGAGGCTTCACCACAGCACAAGCCTTAGGTGGACACATGAACATACACAGAAAAGAAAGGGCCAACAAGACCAAACCCACTTTCCCTCCTCCTCCTTCAACTTCTAACAAACCTGATGGAATCACCAACTATGCAGATCTCGTCTTCCATTCACAAATTCCAACCCACTCCCCTTCTCCTGATGCTAATAGCTTCCGTGATGTTTGTTTTTCAGCCACTGCACTGAGTGTTAGACCTTCCCATGGTGAGGTTTTGTGTGCAGAAAAAAATCAACTGGGACACGTGTTTGTGCAGGATTGGAGGACCAGAAATTTTAGCTTCTACACTAATCCTTTGTGTTTTCATGAAATGAACAAGTTTGAAGACACTGAAGAGAATGGCCTGGATTTGGAGCTGAGGTTGGGTCATCATCCATag